A part of Chloroflexota bacterium genomic DNA contains:
- a CDS encoding LLM class flavin-dependent oxidoreductase: MRHELTDHWFLLSRPVAPDHATPATLRYIALAPPVVYCARGHLRNPVILVHELATIDVLALGRLIMSIGIGKGGPEGEREFANCNVPYTERGPRLTEMLQTMRRLWVHEVRCWVASQ, encoded by the coding sequence ATGCGTCATGAACTCACGGACCATTGGTTCCTCCTTTCGAGGCCGGTTGCGCCAGATCACGCCACGCCAGCCACGCTACGGTATATAGCGCTCGCACCTCCCGTTGTCTATTGCGCACGGGGGCACCTCCGCAACCCCGTGATCCTCGTCCATGAGCTGGCGACGATCGACGTCCTCGCGCTAGGCCGGCTGATCATGAGCATTGGGATCGGCAAGGGCGGGCCGGAAGGGGAGCGCGAGTTCGCGAACTGCAATGTGCCGTACACCGAGCGCGGACCACGACTGACCGAGATGCTCCAGACCATGCGCCGACTTTGGGTTCATGAGGTCCGATGTTGGGTCGCATCGCAATAG